The proteins below are encoded in one region of Zavarzinia compransoris:
- a CDS encoding type II toxin-antitoxin system RelE/ParE family toxin: protein MIKSFKSKALEGLWRSGRSGKIDAKLHKRILARLDRLDVALQPEDMNVAGFNFHPLHGFEPTRYTVHINGPWCITFEFSDGDACRIDFEQYH from the coding sequence GTGATCAAGTCGTTCAAGAGCAAGGCCTTGGAGGGCCTGTGGCGCTCCGGCAGGAGCGGAAAGATCGACGCCAAACTGCACAAGCGCATTCTCGCCCGCCTGGACCGGCTCGATGTCGCGCTACAGCCAGAAGATATGAACGTCGCCGGGTTCAACTTCCACCCCCTGCACGGTTTCGAGCCGACGCGCTACACCGTGCACATCAATGGCCCCTGGTGCATCACCTTCGAGTTTTCGGACGGAGACGCCTGCAGGATCGACTTCGAGCAGTATCACTAG
- a CDS encoding monovalent cation/H+ antiporter complex subunit F, which produces MLFAAAAALFATLALALIRALAGPTVFDRILALNLIGTKTILLIAVLGFATDRYDFIDIALIYAVLNLIGTVAVMRYLIGERERA; this is translated from the coding sequence ATGCTGTTCGCCGCCGCCGCCGCCCTGTTCGCCACCCTGGCGCTGGCCCTGATTCGGGCGCTGGCGGGGCCGACCGTGTTCGACCGGATCCTCGCCCTCAACCTGATCGGCACCAAGACCATCCTGCTGATCGCCGTGCTCGGCTTCGCCACCGACCGCTACGACTTCATCGACATCGCCCTCATCTATGCCGTGCTCAACCTGATCGGCACGGTGGCCGTCATGCGTTACCTGATCGGCGAGAGGGAGCGGGCATGA
- a CDS encoding glutathione peroxidase: protein MLARLAFVIALLMPALAAAETAFDFAFRKLEGGELPLSAYRGKALLVVNTASFCGFTSQYEGMVTLWNTYRDRGLVVIGVPSNDFNQEPGNAGDIREFCDLTYGVDFPMADKEQVSGPGAHPFYAWAAATFGADKVPSWNFHKYLISPEGQIVAAYSGLTGPTAGSLTDAIEMVLPRP, encoded by the coding sequence ATGCTTGCCCGCCTCGCCTTCGTCATCGCCCTGCTGATGCCGGCGCTTGCCGCCGCCGAGACCGCCTTCGACTTCGCCTTCCGGAAGCTCGAAGGCGGCGAACTGCCGCTCTCCGCCTATCGGGGCAAGGCGCTGCTCGTCGTCAACACCGCCTCCTTCTGCGGCTTCACCAGCCAGTACGAGGGCATGGTGACGCTGTGGAACACCTATCGGGACCGGGGCCTGGTCGTCATCGGCGTGCCGTCGAACGACTTCAACCAGGAGCCGGGCAACGCGGGCGACATCCGGGAATTCTGCGACCTGACCTATGGCGTCGATTTCCCCATGGCCGACAAGGAACAGGTGAGCGGCCCCGGGGCCCATCCCTTCTACGCCTGGGCGGCGGCGACCTTCGGCGCCGACAAGGTGCCGAGCTGGAATTTCCACAAATACCTGATCTCGCCCGAGGGCCAGATCGTCGCCGCCTATTCGGGCCTGACCGGGCCGACCGCCGGCAGCCTGACCGATGCGATCGAAATGGTGCTGCCGAGACCCTGA
- a CDS encoding cold-shock protein, which yields MEHVMAAGGGAEFATIEISGRVKWFDMTKGYGFVTPGDGQGDVLLHLSALRQAGLDHVDEGATLRCEAVRRPKGFQALRVIDHDPSTALPSDRLRPPPRRALPQIEDAGQPVPASVKWFNRARGYGFVSRGEGTPDIFVHMEVLRRSGVLEVAPGQAVMVRIVESDKGPQVAELKPD from the coding sequence ATGGAACATGTCATGGCGGCGGGTGGCGGCGCCGAATTCGCCACAATCGAGATCTCCGGCCGGGTGAAATGGTTCGACATGACGAAGGGGTATGGCTTCGTCACGCCGGGCGACGGTCAGGGGGACGTTCTGCTGCATCTGTCGGCGCTCCGCCAGGCGGGGCTCGACCATGTCGACGAGGGGGCGACCCTTCGGTGCGAGGCCGTGCGCCGGCCAAAGGGGTTCCAGGCCCTGCGGGTGATCGATCACGATCCCTCGACGGCCCTGCCCTCCGACCGGCTCCGCCCGCCGCCGCGCCGGGCCTTGCCCCAGATCGAGGACGCGGGCCAGCCCGTGCCCGCCTCGGTCAAATGGTTCAACCGCGCGCGGGGCTACGGCTTCGTGTCGCGCGGGGAAGGCACGCCCGACATCTTCGTGCATATGGAAGTCCTGCGGCGCTCCGGCGTGCTTGAAGTGGCGCCCGGACAGGCCGTGATGGTCCGTATCGTCGAAAGCGATAAGGGACCGCAAGTCGCCGAACTGAAACCGGACTAG
- a CDS encoding DUF4149 domain-containing protein, with the protein MATFAGLLTSLAFGGMAFFTLVMAPLVFGKLGPDQGGRLMRDAFALYYPVMAGLTGLAAISAPPFWMGALLSLVASGFILAHLMLRPEINRLSDRRADGDAEAAGQFRRLHGLSQMLNLAQFLALFVVVFGMVNH; encoded by the coding sequence ATGGCGACGTTTGCCGGCCTGCTCACCAGCCTTGCTTTCGGGGGCATGGCCTTTTTCACCCTGGTGATGGCGCCGCTCGTGTTCGGCAAGCTCGGCCCCGACCAGGGCGGGCGGCTGATGCGCGATGCCTTCGCCCTCTATTACCCGGTCATGGCCGGGCTGACCGGCCTGGCCGCGATCAGCGCGCCGCCGTTCTGGATGGGGGCGCTGCTCAGCCTCGTCGCCAGCGGCTTCATCCTGGCCCATCTGATGCTGCGGCCCGAGATCAACCGCCTGTCGGACCGTCGCGCCGACGGCGATGCCGAAGCGGCGGGCCAGTTCCGCCGCCTGCACGGCTTGAGCCAGATGCTGAACCTTGCCCAGTTCCTTGCGCTTTTCGTGGTCGTTTTCGGTATGGTCAATCACTGA
- a CDS encoding cation:proton antiporter subunit C encodes MKDLIGLLPYWAVVILMMTGLYIVIAQGNLVKKLVGLGIFQVSVFLLYIAAGVVEGGTPPILNDAFATYTNPLPSVLILTAIVVGVATLAVGLALAVRIREAFGTIEDDELQPLAAPDQPAAGGPGS; translated from the coding sequence ATGAAGGACCTGATCGGCCTTCTGCCCTATTGGGCGGTGGTCATCCTGATGATGACCGGCCTCTATATCGTCATCGCCCAGGGCAATCTGGTGAAGAAACTGGTCGGCCTCGGCATTTTCCAGGTTTCCGTCTTCCTGCTCTATATCGCCGCCGGCGTGGTCGAGGGCGGCACGCCGCCGATCCTGAACGATGCCTTCGCCACCTATACCAACCCCCTGCCCTCGGTGCTGATCCTGACCGCGATCGTGGTCGGCGTCGCCACGCTGGCGGTCGGCCTTGCCCTTGCCGTCCGCATCCGCGAAGCCTTCGGCACCATCGAGGACGATGAATTGCAGCCCCTGGCGGCCCCCGACCAGCCGGCAGCCGGGGGGCCGGGCTCATGA
- a CDS encoding proton-conducting transporter membrane subunit, producing MTPHDLMLAAILLPLAAALLILAADKVPTLREAVTLAGAAGLAIVAGLLIAGFDAATATPLVLAEILPGFSLSLRAEPIGLVFAGVAAGLWGLNSLYSIGYMRAEHAPRQTRFYACFALALSAAMAIALAGNLATLFVAYEVLTLVTYPLVVHWQTEGAIAGARRYLGYLLATSLVPFLGALVWTWAAAGTLDFTAGGILAGRLGDGALTVLLLLYAYGVGKAALMPLHGWLPAAMVAPTPVSALLHAVAVVKAGAFTLLKIAVYIFGLDTIARGPGDVLAVIAAASVIAASLIAMTKDDLKARLAYSTVAQLAMVTLAVALAEPLAIAAGVLQLVMHAWGKITLFFGAGAIQIATHKKKLSEIAGIGPRVPLLMVAFLFGALSVAGLPPFGGLWPKYLLLEAALDRHLILLAVCLGLSTLLTLGYLLPVVIQACFRRPGDDGLSPHGQAQDEDGRRLPLLALIPPVVTATGCILLFLAAPAILRFIAPAIGLGALP from the coding sequence ATGACCCCGCACGACCTGATGCTGGCGGCGATCCTGCTGCCGCTGGCGGCCGCCCTGCTGATCCTGGCGGCGGACAAGGTGCCGACCCTGCGCGAGGCCGTGACCCTGGCCGGCGCCGCCGGCCTTGCGATCGTCGCCGGCCTGCTGATCGCGGGTTTCGACGCGGCGACGGCAACGCCCCTGGTGCTGGCGGAGATCCTGCCCGGCTTCAGCCTCAGCCTGCGGGCGGAGCCGATCGGCCTCGTCTTCGCCGGGGTCGCCGCCGGGCTCTGGGGCCTCAACTCGCTCTATTCGATCGGCTATATGCGGGCGGAACATGCCCCGCGCCAGACCCGTTTCTACGCCTGTTTCGCCCTTGCCCTGTCGGCGGCCATGGCGATCGCGCTGGCCGGCAATCTCGCCACCCTCTTCGTCGCCTACGAGGTGCTGACCCTCGTCACCTATCCCCTGGTGGTCCATTGGCAGACCGAAGGGGCGATCGCCGGGGCACGGCGCTATCTCGGCTATCTGCTGGCGACCTCCCTGGTGCCCTTCCTCGGCGCCCTGGTCTGGACCTGGGCCGCGGCCGGGACCCTTGACTTCACCGCCGGCGGCATCCTCGCCGGGCGGCTCGGCGACGGGGCCCTGACCGTTCTCCTTCTCCTCTATGCCTATGGGGTGGGCAAGGCGGCGCTGATGCCGCTGCACGGCTGGCTGCCGGCGGCCATGGTCGCGCCGACGCCGGTCTCCGCCCTGCTGCACGCGGTCGCCGTGGTCAAGGCGGGGGCCTTCACCCTGCTGAAGATCGCCGTCTATATCTTCGGGCTCGACACCATCGCCCGCGGCCCGGGCGACGTGCTGGCGGTGATCGCCGCGGCCAGCGTCATCGCCGCCAGCCTGATCGCCATGACCAAGGACGACCTGAAGGCCCGCCTCGCCTATTCGACCGTGGCCCAACTGGCCATGGTGACCCTGGCCGTCGCCCTGGCGGAGCCCCTGGCGATCGCCGCCGGCGTGCTGCAACTGGTCATGCATGCCTGGGGCAAGATCACCCTCTTCTTCGGCGCCGGCGCCATCCAGATCGCGACCCACAAGAAGAAACTCTCCGAAATCGCCGGCATCGGCCCCAGGGTGCCGCTGCTGATGGTCGCCTTCCTGTTCGGGGCGCTGTCGGTCGCCGGCCTGCCGCCCTTCGGCGGCCTGTGGCCGAAATACCTGCTGCTCGAAGCCGCCCTCGACCGCCACCTGATCCTGCTGGCGGTCTGCCTCGGCCTGTCGACCTTGCTCACCCTCGGCTACCTGCTGCCGGTGGTGATCCAGGCCTGTTTCCGCCGGCCGGGGGACGACGGTCTCTCCCCGCACGGGCAGGCGCAGGACGAAGACGGCCGCCGCCTGCCCCTGCTCGCCCTGATTCCGCCCGTGGTGACCGCGACGGGCTGCATCCTGCTGTTCCTGGCGGCGCCGGCGATTCTCCGCTTCATCGCGCCCGCCATCGGCCTGGGGGCCCTGCCATGA
- a CDS encoding proton-conducting transporter membrane subunit yields MTILDHAPVLVVVLPLLAAPVVAVLPRPALAGAATAIVAALDLALALYLLVPALDGAVISYPLGNWLPPIGIEYRIDLLAAAMTVLIAGSGTLTALMLPTALGPEVAPGDRPRLFAAFLLCLAGLIGMVVTGDLFNVFVFLEIASLSTYVLIAAGAGRDRRALTAAFDYLVLGATGATFFVIGIAFLYIATGTLNMADLGERLPGAGRRAIIVGSSFLFVGLALKAAMLPLHRWLPNAYAYAPAAVTTFLAMTATKVSLYLLIRLADLVFQTPGELGRVNFAALLPPIGLAMLITGSVMAVTSKDLKRLLAFSSIANLGLMLAALGLGGVAGIAAALINLFNHAIIKGGAFAVTAGIVHRRGSAGLAALAGLSRQMPIAFALLVVAGLGLIGVPLTAGFVSKLAVLQIAAGRDLWLVAGGILLASLITVVYIWRVVEAAMLAPPAEDMPKGDLHPAFLLPAGVLAAATIGLGIDSRPVVELATRIAGQIVGGGG; encoded by the coding sequence ATGACGATCCTGGACCACGCCCCGGTCCTGGTGGTCGTGCTGCCCCTGCTTGCGGCGCCGGTCGTCGCCGTCCTGCCCCGCCCGGCCCTGGCCGGCGCCGCCACCGCGATCGTCGCCGCCCTCGACCTCGCCCTTGCGCTCTACCTGCTGGTGCCCGCCCTTGACGGTGCGGTGATCTCCTATCCGCTCGGCAATTGGCTGCCGCCGATCGGCATCGAATACCGGATAGACCTTCTCGCCGCCGCCATGACCGTGCTGATCGCCGGCAGCGGCACGCTCACCGCCCTGATGCTGCCGACCGCGCTGGGGCCCGAGGTGGCGCCGGGCGACCGGCCGCGCCTGTTCGCCGCCTTCCTGCTGTGCCTGGCCGGCCTGATCGGCATGGTCGTCACCGGCGACCTGTTCAATGTCTTCGTCTTCCTCGAAATCGCGTCGCTGTCGACCTATGTGCTGATCGCGGCCGGGGCCGGGCGCGACCGCCGGGCACTGACCGCCGCCTTCGACTATCTGGTGCTGGGCGCGACCGGGGCGACCTTCTTCGTCATCGGCATCGCCTTCCTTTATATCGCGACCGGCACCCTCAACATGGCCGACCTCGGCGAGCGGTTGCCCGGGGCCGGGCGGCGGGCGATCATCGTCGGCTCGTCCTTCCTCTTCGTCGGCCTCGCGCTGAAGGCGGCCATGCTGCCCCTGCACCGCTGGCTGCCCAATGCCTATGCCTATGCGCCCGCCGCGGTCACCACCTTCCTGGCGATGACCGCGACCAAGGTTTCGCTCTACCTGCTGATCCGCCTGGCCGACCTGGTGTTCCAGACCCCCGGGGAACTGGGCCGGGTGAATTTCGCCGCCCTGCTGCCGCCGATCGGCCTTGCCATGCTGATCACCGGTTCGGTCATGGCCGTGACCTCGAAGGACCTGAAGCGCCTGCTCGCCTTTTCCTCGATCGCCAATCTCGGCCTGATGCTGGCGGCGCTCGGCCTCGGCGGGGTCGCGGGCATCGCCGCCGCCCTGATCAACCTGTTCAACCACGCGATCATCAAGGGCGGGGCCTTCGCGGTCACCGCCGGCATCGTGCACCGGCGCGGCAGCGCCGGCCTTGCCGCCCTGGCCGGCCTGTCGCGGCAGATGCCGATCGCCTTCGCCCTGCTCGTCGTCGCCGGGCTCGGGCTGATCGGCGTACCGCTGACCGCGGGCTTCGTCTCCAAGCTCGCGGTCCTTCAAATCGCCGCCGGGCGCGACCTGTGGCTGGTCGCGGGCGGCATCCTGCTCGCCTCGCTGATCACCGTCGTCTACATCTGGCGCGTGGTCGAGGCGGCCATGCTGGCGCCGCCGGCGGAAGACATGCCGAAGGGCGACCTGCACCCCGCCTTCCTGCTGCCGGCCGGCGTGCTGGCGGCGGCGACCATCGGGCTCGGCATCGACAGCCGCCCCGTGGTCGAGCTTGCGACCCGGATCGCCGGCCAGATCGTCGGGGGAGGGGGCTGA
- the mce gene encoding methylmalonyl-CoA epimerase codes for MIGKLNHVGVATPSIENSVAMYRDLLGATRIHEKFAMPDQGVWVCFVDLPNSQIELIEPYDDKSPIKNFLAKNPQGGQHHICFEVKDIIAARDEMIAKGATVLGTGEPRIGAHGVPIIFLHPKNTGGVLVELMQEPAHGH; via the coding sequence ATGATCGGCAAACTGAATCACGTGGGCGTCGCCACGCCCTCGATCGAGAATTCGGTCGCCATGTACCGCGACCTGCTCGGCGCGACCAGGATCCACGAGAAATTCGCCATGCCGGACCAGGGCGTGTGGGTCTGTTTCGTCGACCTGCCGAATTCGCAGATCGAACTGATCGAACCCTATGACGACAAGTCGCCGATCAAGAATTTCCTGGCCAAGAACCCCCAGGGCGGCCAGCACCACATCTGCTTCGAGGTGAAGGACATCATCGCCGCCCGCGACGAGATGATCGCGAAGGGCGCCACCGTGCTCGGCACCGGCGAGCCGCGCATCGGCGCCCATGGCGTGCCGATCATCTTCCTGCACCCGAAGAACACCGGCGGCGTCCTCGTCGAACTGATGCAGGAACCCGCGCACGGCCATTGA
- the mnhG gene encoding monovalent cation/H(+) antiporter subunit G: protein MSAADLFDLARDALGGGLLLAGALAALVGAFGLLRLPEFYTRAHAAGITDTAGALGVLLGLAVLSPDLLIALKLLVVLVVVLFASPTSCHALARAAFRSGVRPALDGDRPPPAQPGE from the coding sequence ATGAGCGCGGCCGACCTCTTCGACCTTGCCCGCGACGCGCTGGGCGGCGGCCTGCTGCTGGCCGGCGCCCTGGCCGCGCTGGTCGGCGCGTTCGGCCTGCTGCGCCTGCCCGAATTCTATACCCGGGCCCATGCCGCCGGCATTACCGATACTGCCGGCGCGCTCGGCGTGCTGCTCGGCCTTGCCGTGCTATCGCCCGACCTGCTGATCGCCCTGAAACTGCTGGTCGTCCTCGTGGTCGTGCTCTTCGCCTCGCCCACCTCCTGCCATGCGCTGGCCCGCGCCGCCTTTCGCAGCGGGGTCCGCCCCGCCCTCGACGGCGACCGGCCGCCGCCGGCCCAACCGGGGGAATAG
- a CDS encoding DUF4040 domain-containing protein codes for METFLMVGLLAALCATGIAIAFMRDLLVVAMLSGIFSFICCAVFVLFDAPDVAFTEACVGAGVATVLTIAAIRLTGRREKPGGRRASAAGLAAACICGLALIYGTLELPRFGDPRAPAQSHVAPHYITETATEIGVPNIVTAVLGAYRGYDTMGETVVVFTAALGVLILLGGAQSRPLARGEAPARRDRDVVLRGVATLFIPLTLFLAPYVQFHGAYSPGGGFQAGAILGGAMILYGLTFGIDRLNQLVPERILRVIAALGVLTYGGTGVATILLGHRFLDYDALGARPAGQQIGLTLIELGVFMTVACVMVILYQRFASRGQS; via the coding sequence ATGGAAACCTTCCTGATGGTCGGCCTTCTCGCGGCACTCTGCGCCACCGGGATCGCGATCGCCTTCATGCGCGACCTGCTCGTCGTCGCCATGCTGTCGGGCATCTTCAGCTTCATCTGCTGCGCCGTCTTCGTCCTGTTCGATGCGCCCGACGTCGCCTTCACCGAGGCCTGCGTCGGCGCCGGCGTCGCCACCGTGCTCACCATCGCCGCCATCCGCCTGACCGGCCGGCGGGAAAAGCCGGGCGGGCGGCGCGCCTCCGCCGCCGGCCTCGCCGCCGCCTGCATCTGCGGCCTGGCGCTCATCTACGGCACCCTGGAACTGCCGCGCTTCGGCGATCCCCGGGCCCCGGCGCAGAGCCACGTCGCGCCCCATTACATCACCGAAACGGCGACGGAGATCGGCGTCCCCAACATCGTCACCGCCGTCCTTGGCGCCTACCGCGGCTACGACACGATGGGCGAGACCGTGGTCGTCTTCACCGCCGCGCTCGGCGTCCTCATCCTGCTCGGCGGTGCCCAGTCCCGGCCGCTCGCCCGGGGCGAAGCGCCGGCGCGCCGGGACCGGGACGTGGTGCTGCGCGGCGTCGCCACCCTGTTCATCCCCCTGACCCTGTTCCTGGCCCCCTATGTCCAGTTCCACGGCGCCTACAGCCCCGGGGGCGGGTTCCAGGCCGGCGCCATTCTCGGCGGGGCCATGATCCTCTACGGGCTCACCTTCGGCATCGACCGGCTGAACCAATTGGTCCCCGAACGGATCTTGCGGGTGATCGCCGCCCTCGGCGTCCTCACCTATGGCGGGACCGGGGTGGCGACCATCCTTCTTGGCCACCGCTTCCTCGACTACGACGCCCTGGGCGCGCGGCCGGCCGGGCAGCAGATCGGCCTGACCCTGATCGAACTCGGCGTCTTCATGACCGTCGCCTGCGTCATGGTCATCCTCTACCAGCGTTTCGCCAGCCGGGGTCAATCATGA
- a CDS encoding HigA family addiction module antitoxin yields MTEDAVQRPDRAPTHPGAALEDILLDLDTPKAEIARMAGISRQHLYDLLACRKPVSPEIAVRLGKLLGGGGGPWIRMQAAYDLWQAERNVDTSAIPTIRAA; encoded by the coding sequence ATGACTGAAGACGCCGTGCAGCGCCCCGATCGCGCGCCCACGCATCCCGGCGCCGCACTGGAGGATATCCTTCTCGACCTCGACACCCCGAAGGCCGAGATCGCCCGCATGGCGGGGATTTCCCGCCAGCACCTTTACGACCTGCTGGCATGCCGCAAGCCGGTCTCGCCCGAGATCGCGGTGCGCCTGGGCAAACTCCTGGGCGGCGGCGGCGGGCCCTGGATCCGCATGCAGGCCGCTTACGACCTCTGGCAGGCGGAACGGAACGTCGACACCAGCGCCATCCCGACCATCAGGGCAGCCTGA
- a CDS encoding Na+/H+ antiporter subunit E: protein MTQRILLGAAFYFLWLGLSGHFSPFLLATSILSVIGVVLLLSRLGLVARDYQPFSLVVSLVIYWRWLLAEIVKANIEVARCVLGLGRPATPSMAWVEASQKTDLCRALYANSITLTPGTITVLAEGDRFLIHALHREGIAALQEGEMDRRCLALDENFRGRRG, encoded by the coding sequence GTGACTCAACGAATCCTGCTTGGCGCCGCCTTCTATTTTCTCTGGCTCGGCCTGTCGGGGCATTTCTCGCCCTTCCTGCTCGCGACCTCGATCCTGTCGGTGATCGGGGTCGTGCTGCTGCTCTCCCGGCTCGGCCTCGTCGCCCGCGACTACCAGCCGTTTTCCCTTGTGGTTTCGCTGGTTATCTATTGGCGCTGGCTGCTGGCCGAGATCGTGAAGGCGAATATCGAGGTGGCGCGCTGCGTCCTTGGCCTCGGGCGGCCGGCGACGCCGTCGATGGCCTGGGTCGAGGCGTCGCAGAAGACCGACCTGTGCCGCGCCCTCTATGCCAATTCGATCACCCTGACCCCCGGCACGATCACGGTGCTGGCCGAGGGCGACCGCTTTCTCATCCATGCGCTGCACCGCGAGGGAATCGCGGCACTGCAAGAGGGCGAGATGGACCGACGCTGCCTCGCCCTCGATGAAAATTTTCGCGGGCGGCGCGGCTGA
- a CDS encoding proton-conducting transporter membrane subunit: MTAALAFDPAALPPGWPLLLAGLLAAAIAHPVAHRVAGWAGVVASLALIVFAPGPGFAPLDGALVLAFHLAAAAGLLFAAGQRDRIAVGAGLVATGAGVAALASTSLAGLMIWTEVIAIASALIVMAGGSPEAVRAGLAYLLLQVLAGVLLLAAIAIGPGGAPLGAAGIAVLIALGIKAALPPAHGWLIHAYPAASPTGTLFLSAIATKVAVVALARLYPGEPLLLWLGLVMAVGGVLPTLFERHWRRLLAWALVSQLGVMVIGIGIGSPEALAGTGLLAVGHVLYASLLFLVAGSLEARDGRAPRGLRPAALAATLSIGLPGLAGYGGKAVIGEALIHAGLGWADIVIVVVGAIVFATAGLRPLIERCAAAPGAPALPLREGLAVLLLTLAGFAVGSFGALLTPHAGAAFHLTPLLVQGAALALVSALLLSPLGRALPGRDGALMVLAVPQPGWAIGAIDLFRPLGTLLARLGARSDRLLAGGGRIGGRGLLGLSRLFNRGALGDSVLWTLTVLTIVLIVSFG; encoded by the coding sequence ATGACCGCGGCGCTTGCCTTCGATCCCGCCGCCCTGCCGCCCGGCTGGCCCCTGCTGCTCGCCGGCCTGCTGGCCGCGGCCATCGCCCATCCCGTCGCCCATCGCGTTGCCGGCTGGGCCGGGGTGGTCGCCAGCCTTGCCCTGATCGTCTTCGCGCCCGGCCCGGGCTTCGCCCCCCTGGACGGGGCGCTGGTCCTCGCGTTCCATCTGGCGGCGGCGGCCGGGCTTCTGTTCGCCGCCGGCCAGCGCGACCGTATCGCGGTCGGTGCCGGCCTCGTCGCCACCGGCGCCGGTGTCGCCGCCCTTGCCTCGACCAGCCTGGCCGGCCTGATGATCTGGACCGAGGTGATCGCCATCGCCTCGGCCCTCATCGTCATGGCCGGCGGCAGCCCCGAAGCGGTGCGGGCCGGCCTTGCCTATCTCCTGTTGCAGGTCCTGGCCGGCGTCCTGCTGCTGGCGGCCATCGCCATCGGGCCCGGGGGCGCGCCCCTGGGGGCGGCGGGCATCGCGGTGCTGATCGCGCTCGGCATCAAGGCGGCGCTGCCGCCGGCCCATGGCTGGCTGATCCATGCCTATCCGGCGGCGAGCCCGACCGGCACCCTCTTCCTCTCCGCCATCGCCACCAAGGTCGCGGTCGTCGCCCTCGCCCGGCTCTATCCGGGTGAACCCCTGCTTCTCTGGCTGGGGCTGGTGATGGCGGTCGGCGGCGTCCTGCCCACATTGTTCGAACGCCACTGGCGCCGGCTGCTGGCCTGGGCCCTGGTCAGCCAATTGGGCGTGATGGTGATCGGCATCGGCATCGGCAGCCCGGAGGCGCTGGCCGGCACCGGCCTTCTCGCCGTCGGCCATGTCCTCTATGCGAGCTTGCTGTTCCTGGTCGCCGGCAGCCTGGAGGCGCGGGATGGCCGGGCCCCCCGGGGCCTGCGCCCGGCAGCCCTGGCGGCCACGCTGTCGATCGGCCTGCCGGGGCTGGCCGGTTACGGCGGCAAGGCGGTGATCGGCGAGGCGCTGATCCATGCCGGGCTCGGCTGGGCGGATATCGTCATCGTCGTGGTCGGCGCCATCGTCTTCGCCACCGCCGGGCTGCGGCCGCTGATCGAGCGCTGCGCGGCAGCCCCCGGCGCCCCGGCCCTGCCCCTGCGGGAGGGGTTGGCCGTTCTCCTGCTCACCCTTGCAGGCTTCGCGGTCGGCAGTTTCGGCGCCCTGCTCACGCCCCATGCCGGTGCGGCCTTTCACCTGACGCCGCTGCTGGTCCAGGGGGCGGCGCTGGCGCTCGTCTCCGCCCTTCTCCTCTCACCCCTCGGCCGGGCCTTGCCCGGGCGGGACGGCGCGCTCATGGTGCTGGCGGTGCCGCAGCCGGGATGGGCGATCGGCGCCATCGACCTGTTCCGGCCCCTCGGCACCCTTCTCGCCCGGCTGGGCGCGCGATCGGACCGGCTTCTCGCCGGCGGCGGGCGCATCGGCGGCCGGGGCCTGCTCGGCCTGTCGCGCCTCTTCAATCGCGGCGCGCTGGGCGATAGCGTGCTCTGGACCTTGACCGTGCTGACGATCGTGCTGATCGTCTCCTTCGGTTGA
- the trxA gene encoding thioredoxin TrxA, with amino-acid sequence MPTKKVTDNSFADDVLGADGPVVVDFWAEWCGPCKQIGPSLEEISEELGAKVTITKINIDENPNTPARYGVRGIPTLMLFLGGKVAATKVGALPKGKIVEWINNSI; translated from the coding sequence ATGCCCACCAAGAAGGTGACTGACAACTCGTTCGCGGATGACGTGCTGGGCGCCGACGGCCCCGTCGTCGTGGACTTCTGGGCCGAGTGGTGCGGCCCCTGCAAGCAGATCGGCCCCAGCCTCGAGGAAATCTCCGAGGAACTGGGCGCCAAGGTGACGATCACCAAGATCAATATCGACGAGAACCCCAATACCCCGGCGCGCTACGGCGTCCGCGGCATCCCGACGCTGATGCTGTTCCTTGGCGGCAAGGTCGCGGCGACCAAGGTCGGCGCCCTGCCCAAGGGCAAGATCGTCGAGTGGATCAACAATTCGATCTGA